One Treponema primitia ZAS-1 genomic window, CCCCGCTGGAGGATCTCCCCCAGGAGCCGCTCCTGGGCCGCCTCGCCGTTAGCCGCCAGGATGGCCCGGCCATGGCCGGAGCTAAGCTCACCCCTTTCCAGGGCGTCCCGGGCTGCCGTGGGCAGCTTGAGGAGCCGCAGGGCGTTCGCCACGGTGGACCGGTTCTTCCCTACCTTGGCCGCCACCTCGTCCTGGGATAGGCCGGTCAGATCCATAAGCCCCTTGTATGCGGCGGCCTCTTCCACAGGGTTAAGATCCGAACGCTGAACGTTTTCGATAAGCGCCACTTCCAGGCGTTTTTCGTCGGAATAGTTTCGTACCAGGGCCGGGACTTCCGTAAGCCCCGCCAGGCGGGCCGCCCGGCTGCGCCGTTCCCCGGCGACAATAACCCAGGTTCCATCCCCGGCGTCCTCAACAATCAGGGGCTGGATAATCCCATGCTCCCGGATAGAATCCGCCAGTTCCTTAAGGCTCTCCTCATCAAAGCGTTTGCGGGGTTGGCCGGGATTGGCCTTGAGTTTCGCCAAGGGGATCTTCAGTTCCGGGGTACCGGTTCCCGTTCCAACACCGGCGTTATCCCCAAGCCCTGCGGGCAAATCATCGTCATCCGGGAGCAGGGCGGCAAGCCCCTTGCCCAGGCGGTCCTTAGGCCCCACGGTTAACCCCTTCACCGGAAACACCGAGCTTACTCCGGCGGATTACCTCTTCGGCAAGACTCTTATACGCCTTGCCGCCGGAACTTTGGGGATCGTAACGGGAAATGGGCTGACCATGGGAGGGCGCCTCGGAAAGCCGGACATTTCGGGGGACTATGGTGGTAAAAACCTTCTGCTTAAAATAGGCGCTCACCTGGCTTACCACCTCCTGGGCTAATCGGGTCCGGGAATCGTACATGGTAAAAAAGAGCCCCCCAATTTCCAGGCCCGGGTTGAGCCGTTTCTGGATACGCTTGATGGTTTGCAGCAACAGGGTAAGCCCCTCCAGGGCGAAGTATTCGCACTGCATGGGGATAAGCACCGCATCGGCGGATACCAGGCCGTTTATGGTAAGCACCCCCAGAGAAGGGGGACAATCGATCAGGATAAAATCATAGCTGTTCCGTACCGGCGCCAGGGCTTTTTTCAGGAAATAATCCCTATCGTCCTGCTCGATAAGCTCCACCGCAGCGCCGGAAAGGTCGATGCTGGCGGGGATCACCGAAAGGTTCGGGGTTTCCGTGGGCCGTATAACTTCTTCTATGGATGCGGTACCGGAAATAAGCTCGTACACCCCGGGCTTAACCGCAGCAGCCCCCACTCCGCTGGAAAGATTCGCCTGGGAATCAAAGTCCACCAGGAGTACCGACTTCCCCTCTTCCGCAAGGTAGGCCCCGAGACTGATAGCGGAGGTGGTCTTGCCGACCCCCCCTTTTTGATTTACAAAAACGTATACTCTACCCATTTCTCCAACCGGCACTTTAAAACTAGTATATTCTATAATAGTATGTTATGCTTATTCAATGCTACTGACTGACTGAAAGATTTATAGGAGTATAAATGACATCCATACAAATGCTTGCCATTGATTTAGACGATACCCTGTTACGGTCAGATCTGACCATTTCCTTTCGTACCAGGAACGCTATCAGAAAAGCGGAAGCCCAGGGATGTGTGGTGGTTCTGGCTTCAGGCCGGATCCCTTCGGCCATGGAGCACTTTGCCCGGCTTTTGGGGCTCCACAAACGGCCCGGGTACCTAATCTGCAATAACGGTACCATGATCCAGGAAAGCCATACGGGAAAACTCATCTACGAAGCCAAGATCCCCCCAAAAACTGCGCTTGTGGCTTACGATCTGGCGGCGGCGGAGGGCTTTCCGGTGCAGCTCTACGAAGATGATATCATGTATATCTCCCGGCCTAATGAATTCGCCGATTACGATCAAAAACTAACCGGGCTTAGGCAGGTAGTGGTAGAGAATTTCCGGGCCATGGTGGGTAACGGCTGCTATAAACTGTTAATTCCCGGGGATCCCATGACCCTTAAACCCCTGGAAAACATCCTGCAAACCTATATAGGCAGCGAAGTGACCATTTTTACCAGCAAACCCTACTTTCTGGAAATACTTCCCCATAATGTTGATAAGGGGGCAAGCCTGGCAAAGGTGGCGGAAGTCCTGGGCATCCCCCAGAGCGCAGTGCTGGCCATTGGGGATTCCATGAACGATGAGGCCATGATACGCTGGGCCGGCATCGGGGTCGCCATGGCTAACGGTGACGACCGGATCAAGGATATCGCCGCCATGGTTACCAATAAATCCAACGATGATGACGGTGTGGCGGATCTGATAGAACGGTATATCCTGGGAAAAGAAGCCCTTCCAAAACCCGCCGGCGCCTAATTCATTGAAATAATTTATTAGTATTGCTTCCCCCATACTTTGCCGATAATTAGGGCATGAAACAGATTAACCGGATTTTTGTAGTATTCTTTATTTTGGCGGCGTTTAATACGCTCCAGGCCCAGGATATCACTGATTTGACCGTGGATCCCTTTAACGGGACCAACGGCTATACCGGAAGTACCAGCCTTTCCGGAGTCGGCGATTACGATTTAAGCGTTATTTCCCCCGATGCCGCGCCGGCAGGCATTTCCCCGGAATATATCCCGGCGCCCCAAAGCGGCCTGAGAAACTCCGCTTTCCGTCAAGAGGGAATCGCTTCCTGGTACGGTACGGAATTTGAGGGTCATCCCACTGCATCGGGGGAGATCTTCAATCCCGCCCAGCTGACCGCAGCCCACCCCAATCTACCCTTCGGTACCATGTTAAAGATAACCAATATTCAGAATAACCGTCAGGTAACGGTACGGGTTAACGACCGGGGACCCTTTGTAAACACCCGGATCATCGATGTATCCCGGGCAGCGGCGGAAGTGCTTGACATACTCGGTACGGGAACCGCCCCGGTGGTGGTAGAACTGGCAGGAGAAGCGGCCATAACGGCGCCTCAGGCGCCGCCCATATTGTCCGAACCCTGGATTGCCCCCATTCCCGCTCCCGCCCAGCCTCCTATGGCAGCGGCACAGCCGGCTGTACCACCTACGGTGGTTGACCCCAACGCTGCAGTAGTTAGGCCGGGGATACCGCCCTTCGGGACAGACAAACGGTACCGCATCCAGGTAGGGGCCTATAAGGTTACCAGAAATGCGGTGGACACCTTTGATCGCGTAAAAGACCTGGGAATTGAGCCATCCTATGAACGGCATGACGACCTTTACCGGGTGGTGATTGGGGGTATACGGGCGGAAGATATTCAGACCCTGGCAGGAAGACTCGGTACCGCCGGATTTCGTGAAATTCTTGTTCGGGAAGAATAATCTCTTAATTTCTTGACCTTAACCATGAATTTTTTGTATATTCTATTTATCGGAACACTTTATACTTATCACTAATAGAATGGAGGACCATATGAAGGTAACGCCTTTGGCCGACAGGGTCATGGTTAAGCTGGAAAAGAACGAGGCAAAGACTGCCGGAGGGATTATCATTCCCGATACCGCCCAAGAAAAGACCCAGACCGGGTTGGTGGTAGCAATAGGGGACGATAAGGACGTGATCAAGGTTAAGGCTGGCGATAAGGTCATGTATGACAAATACGCCGGAACCCAGGTTAAGATTGACGGGATCGAACATCTTATCCTTAAGATGGCCGATATAATCGCCATCATCGGATAAGAAGTTTCTAGCTTACTGCAAAATCTATCTGATTAACCCGGCCTGCGCCGGGTTTTTTTGTTACCGCGCTTTCTTCGCACCCCTG contains:
- a CDS encoding ParB/RepB/Spo0J family partition protein, whose protein sequence is MGPKDRLGKGLAALLPDDDDLPAGLGDNAGVGTGTGTPELKIPLAKLKANPGQPRKRFDEESLKELADSIREHGIIQPLIVEDAGDGTWVIVAGERRSRAARLAGLTEVPALVRNYSDEKRLEVALIENVQRSDLNPVEEAAAYKGLMDLTGLSQDEVAAKVGKNRSTVANALRLLKLPTAARDALERGELSSGHGRAILAANGEAAQERLLGEILQRGLSVREAESRAAALNRDGTGTSKAPPMASKRDPELTAMEDRFRERLGTKVAIHGDLKKGSISVEYYSMEDLDRLLGILG
- a CDS encoding ParA family protein — translated: MGRVYVFVNQKGGVGKTTSAISLGAYLAEEGKSVLLVDFDSQANLSSGVGAAAVKPGVYELISGTASIEEVIRPTETPNLSVIPASIDLSGAAVELIEQDDRDYFLKKALAPVRNSYDFILIDCPPSLGVLTINGLVSADAVLIPMQCEYFALEGLTLLLQTIKRIQKRLNPGLEIGGLFFTMYDSRTRLAQEVVSQVSAYFKQKVFTTIVPRNVRLSEAPSHGQPISRYDPQSSGGKAYKSLAEEVIRRSKLGVSGEGVNRGA
- a CDS encoding Cof-type HAD-IIB family hydrolase, with protein sequence MTSIQMLAIDLDDTLLRSDLTISFRTRNAIRKAEAQGCVVVLASGRIPSAMEHFARLLGLHKRPGYLICNNGTMIQESHTGKLIYEAKIPPKTALVAYDLAAAEGFPVQLYEDDIMYISRPNEFADYDQKLTGLRQVVVENFRAMVGNGCYKLLIPGDPMTLKPLENILQTYIGSEVTIFTSKPYFLEILPHNVDKGASLAKVAEVLGIPQSAVLAIGDSMNDEAMIRWAGIGVAMANGDDRIKDIAAMVTNKSNDDDGVADLIERYILGKEALPKPAGA
- a CDS encoding septal ring lytic transglycosylase RlpA family protein, whose product is MKQINRIFVVFFILAAFNTLQAQDITDLTVDPFNGTNGYTGSTSLSGVGDYDLSVISPDAAPAGISPEYIPAPQSGLRNSAFRQEGIASWYGTEFEGHPTASGEIFNPAQLTAAHPNLPFGTMLKITNIQNNRQVTVRVNDRGPFVNTRIIDVSRAAAEVLDILGTGTAPVVVELAGEAAITAPQAPPILSEPWIAPIPAPAQPPMAAAQPAVPPTVVDPNAAVVRPGIPPFGTDKRYRIQVGAYKVTRNAVDTFDRVKDLGIEPSYERHDDLYRVVIGGIRAEDIQTLAGRLGTAGFREILVREE
- a CDS encoding co-chaperone GroES; its protein translation is MKVTPLADRVMVKLEKNEAKTAGGIIIPDTAQEKTQTGLVVAIGDDKDVIKVKAGDKVMYDKYAGTQVKIDGIEHLILKMADIIAIIG